The Acidobacteriota bacterium genome has a segment encoding these proteins:
- the trpC gene encoding indole-3-glycerol phosphate synthase TrpC, producing the protein MSQPLVQRRSVVDKIVAATRARVEREKEKISRDALRTMNLEPRQPLDFAAPFREDGLHVIAEVKLATPSEGEIGKNLNPLDVANAYARNGAAAISVLTEPEFFQGNIDYLARIRRDVSVPLLMKDFFVDDYQVTQAWVYGADCVLLIVSVLGRDGLHDLLQAARELGLSALVEVHTEWETETALKEGAVLIGVNNRDLQTLKTDLEVSKRLARYAGRDGVVLISESGIRTREEMETLRGLGYRGFLVGTRLIKSGRPGAALAELLGREAA; encoded by the coding sequence ATGAGCCAGCCTCTCGTGCAGCGCCGGAGCGTCGTGGACAAGATCGTCGCCGCGACGCGGGCGCGCGTCGAGCGCGAGAAAGAGAAGATTTCTCGCGACGCGCTCCGGACGATGAATCTCGAGCCGCGCCAGCCGCTCGATTTCGCCGCGCCCTTTCGCGAAGACGGCCTGCACGTCATCGCCGAGGTGAAGCTCGCGACGCCCTCCGAGGGGGAAATCGGAAAAAACCTCAACCCCCTCGACGTGGCGAACGCCTATGCCCGGAACGGCGCGGCAGCGATTTCCGTCCTGACGGAGCCGGAATTTTTTCAGGGAAACATAGATTATCTCGCGCGCATACGGAGAGACGTCTCCGTTCCGCTTTTGATGAAGGATTTCTTCGTGGACGACTACCAGGTTACGCAGGCGTGGGTCTACGGGGCCGACTGCGTACTTCTGATTGTATCCGTCCTCGGCCGCGACGGCCTTCACGATTTGCTTCAGGCCGCCAGGGAGTTGGGCCTTTCGGCCCTGGTCGAGGTGCACACGGAGTGGGAGACGGAGACCGCGCTCAAGGAAGGCGCCGTGCTCATCGGTGTCAACAACCGCGACCTGCAGACGCTCAAGACCGATTTGGAAGTTTCAAAGCGCCTGGCGCGCTACGCCGGGCGCGACGGCGTCGTGCTCATAAGCGAGAGCGGCATCCGAACGCGCGAGGAGATGGAGACTTTGCGCGGGCTCGGCTACCGCGGATTCCTCGTGGGAACGCGTTTGATAAAATCCGGTCGGCCCGGCGCGGCGCTTGCCGAGCTCCTTGGAAGGGAGGCTGCGTGA
- the trpD gene encoding anthranilate phosphoribosyltransferase → MSEFRKALETVFEKKSLGREGAREAMAFLISGEATDAQIGAFLGAMRTKGATAEELAGFVEGMRRAAVKLEVSREPLIDTCGTGGDGMGSFNFSTAAAFVAAGAGVAVAKHGNRAVSSRSGSADVLEALGVPLDLPAEQAREALERHGFAFLFAPLYHPAMKHVGKPRKELGVRTVFNLLGPLANPAGVRRQVVGIYDAAFAETYARVLGLLGAEAALVVHGEDGMDELTLAGKTTVHRLEGGKVSREEVSPEDVGLARAPAEALRGGSAQENAKKLEAVLRGEEKGPLRDGALFNAAAALCVAGVANTIKEGVEEARKSVDSGGAARVLEALRGTRKEGAS, encoded by the coding sequence ATGAGCGAATTCCGAAAGGCCCTGGAAACGGTGTTTGAGAAAAAGTCGCTCGGGCGCGAGGGCGCGCGCGAGGCGATGGCCTTCCTGATCTCGGGCGAGGCGACGGACGCCCAAATCGGGGCGTTCCTCGGCGCCATGCGCACGAAGGGCGCGACGGCGGAAGAGCTTGCGGGTTTCGTCGAGGGCATGCGCCGCGCCGCCGTGAAGCTCGAGGTTTCCCGCGAGCCCCTCATCGACACGTGCGGCACCGGGGGTGACGGGATGGGGAGCTTCAATTTTTCGACGGCGGCCGCTTTCGTCGCCGCGGGCGCCGGCGTAGCCGTCGCCAAGCACGGAAACCGCGCCGTCTCGAGCCGCTCGGGAAGCGCTGACGTGCTCGAGGCCCTCGGCGTTCCCCTGGACCTTCCGGCGGAACAGGCCAGGGAGGCGCTCGAGCGCCACGGCTTCGCGTTCCTCTTCGCCCCTCTCTACCACCCCGCGATGAAACACGTCGGAAAACCCCGCAAGGAGCTCGGCGTCCGCACCGTGTTCAACCTTCTCGGCCCACTCGCCAATCCGGCCGGCGTGCGCCGCCAGGTCGTGGGCATCTACGATGCCGCGTTCGCAGAAACCTACGCGCGGGTGCTCGGCCTGCTGGGCGCCGAGGCGGCCCTCGTGGTGCACGGCGAGGACGGCATGGACGAGCTCACCCTTGCTGGAAAAACCACCGTCCACCGTCTCGAGGGCGGAAAAGTTTCGCGGGAGGAAGTCTCTCCCGAGGACGTCGGCCTGGCGCGCGCCCCCGCCGAGGCGCTGCGCGGGGGCTCGGCGCAGGAAAACGCAAAAAAACTCGAAGCCGTTCTCCGGGGTGAAGAAAAAGGGCCGCTGCGCGACGGCGCCTTATTCAACGCCGCCGCGGCGCTCTGTGTGGCCGGCGTCGCCAACACTATTAAGGAAGGCGTCGAGGAGGCGCGAAAGAGCGTCGACTCGGGCGGCGCCGCCCGCGTGCTCGAGGCGCTGCGCGGCACCCGCAAGGAGGGCGCCTCATGA
- a CDS encoding aminodeoxychorismate/anthranilate synthase component II, translating to MILLIDNYDSFTYNLYQYLYELGGRLRVVRNDKVTVKEIEKMRPEKIIISPGPGTPDDAGVSVDVVRALGAKVPTLGVCLGHQAVGRAYGGRITRARRLMHGKTSEIRHDGKGIFRGVANPFTATRYHSLVVARKRFPKELVLVAQAEDGTVQALRHRKHPVFGVQFHPESIMTTEGKKILRNFLEVTS from the coding sequence ATGATCCTTTTGATTGACAATTACGATTCGTTCACCTACAACCTGTACCAGTATCTGTACGAGCTGGGGGGGCGGCTGCGCGTCGTGCGAAACGACAAGGTTACGGTCAAAGAGATTGAGAAGATGCGTCCCGAAAAAATCATCATCTCCCCGGGCCCCGGAACGCCCGACGACGCCGGCGTGAGCGTGGACGTGGTTCGCGCGCTGGGGGCGAAGGTGCCCACCCTGGGCGTCTGCCTCGGACACCAGGCGGTCGGCCGGGCCTACGGCGGCCGCATCACGCGCGCGCGGCGCCTCATGCACGGAAAGACCTCGGAAATCCGCCACGACGGCAAAGGCATTTTCCGGGGCGTCGCGAATCCCTTCACGGCGACGCGCTATCACTCGCTGGTCGTTGCGCGCAAGAGATTTCCCAAAGAGCTTGTGCTCGTCGCCCAGGCCGAGGACGGCACCGTCCAGGCCCTACGCCATAGGAAACATCCCGTGTTCGGCGTGCAGTTCCACCCCGAGTCCATCATGACCACGGAAGGGAAGAAGATTCTAAGAAATTTCCTGGAGGTAACCTCATGA
- a CDS encoding chorismate-binding protein, which yields MLSLKALREKAQRGNVIPMVFEMTSDTLTPVAACLRLALPRLESRGSGRAKTPHGGSFLLESVEGGDRLARYSFLGIEPYETLRIRDGQAWLERAGECRALTPEGAGPEGNPLRALGAYLSRFHAVEDPELPRFAGGAVGFVAYEAIRHLEKIPVRPPRSGEDEACLMLFRSLVAFDHVRHRLLLISNVITDRSKDLRRAHREAGDSIESMRERLLRLEDGAVTRAASGKSPVRRGRTPRIPTEGAMGRDAFCEGVRRLKRHIRAGDILQGVLSEQFSLPVRAEPFSIYRALRTVNPSPYMFYLNTGRDVVLGASPEMLVRVEGRTLETCPIAGTRPRGRTYEEDRRLERNLQASVKERAEHLMLVDLGRNDIGRVAAPGSVSVKNFMHIEYFSHVMHIVTSVQGRLRKTRSPWDAFSSCFPAGTVTGAPKIRAMEILADIEPVRRGPYAGAVVYHDFQGNLDSAITIRSLLVRPSSRSGGREAVVQAGAGVVADSRPEREWQEVLSKSGAMFEAIRLAENAI from the coding sequence ATGTTGAGCCTGAAGGCTCTTCGGGAAAAAGCGCAGCGCGGGAACGTCATCCCGATGGTTTTCGAGATGACGTCGGACACGCTGACGCCCGTGGCGGCGTGTCTGCGCCTTGCCCTCCCCCGGCTGGAAAGCCGGGGGTCGGGTCGCGCTAAGACCCCGCACGGCGGAAGCTTTCTTCTTGAGAGCGTCGAGGGCGGTGACCGCCTGGCGCGCTATTCGTTCCTCGGCATCGAGCCCTACGAGACGCTTCGCATCCGGGACGGGCAGGCGTGGCTCGAGCGAGCGGGCGAGTGCCGCGCGCTCACCCCGGAGGGAGCGGGGCCCGAAGGAAATCCCCTGCGCGCGCTCGGGGCGTACCTCTCGCGCTTTCACGCCGTCGAGGACCCCGAGCTTCCCCGCTTCGCGGGCGGCGCCGTGGGCTTCGTGGCCTACGAGGCGATTCGTCATCTGGAAAAAATTCCCGTGCGCCCGCCGCGGAGCGGCGAGGACGAGGCGTGCCTGATGCTTTTCCGCTCCCTCGTCGCCTTCGACCACGTCCGCCACCGCCTTCTCCTTATATCAAACGTCATCACCGACCGTTCCAAGGATTTGCGCCGCGCCCACCGCGAGGCCGGCGACTCGATCGAATCCATGCGCGAACGCCTGCTCCGGCTCGAGGACGGCGCTGTCACCCGCGCGGCCTCCGGCAAGTCCCCGGTGCGTCGGGGCAGAACCCCGCGGATCCCCACCGAGGGTGCGATGGGGCGTGACGCTTTTTGCGAGGGCGTCCGCCGCCTCAAGCGCCACATCCGCGCCGGTGACATTCTCCAGGGCGTCCTGTCGGAACAATTTTCGCTTCCCGTCCGCGCCGAGCCTTTTTCCATCTACCGCGCGCTCCGCACCGTGAACCCATCGCCGTACATGTTCTATCTCAATACGGGCCGCGACGTGGTGCTGGGGGCGTCGCCCGAGATGCTCGTGCGCGTGGAGGGACGCACGCTGGAGACGTGCCCCATCGCCGGCACGCGCCCACGGGGCCGCACGTACGAGGAGGACCGGCGCCTCGAGCGCAACCTGCAGGCGAGCGTCAAGGAGCGCGCCGAGCACCTGATGCTCGTGGATTTGGGGCGAAACGACATCGGGCGCGTCGCGGCCCCGGGAAGCGTCTCCGTGAAAAACTTCATGCACATCGAATACTTCTCCCATGTCATGCACATCGTCACGTCGGTCCAGGGAAGGCTCCGAAAGACGCGCTCGCCCTGGGACGCCTTTTCATCATGTTTTCCCGCGGGCACGGTGACGGGAGCGCCCAAGATTCGCGCGATGGAAATTCTCGCGGACATCGAGCCCGTGCGCCGCGGGCCCTACGCGGGCGCCGTGGTGTATCATGATTTCCAGGGCAACCTCGACTCGGCCATCACCATCCGGAGCCTCCTCGTGAGGCCCTCCTCCCGCTCCGGCGGACGGGAGGCCGTCGTGCAGGCCGGCGCGGGCGTCGTGGCCGATTCGCGCCCCGAGCGCGAATGGCAGGAGGTCTTGAGCAAGTCCGGTGCCATGTTCGAGGCGATTCGACTCGCGGAGAACGCAATATGA
- the tsaD gene encoding tRNA (adenosine(37)-N6)-threonylcarbamoyltransferase complex transferase subunit TsaD — MTFLGIDTSCDETSAAVVERTSDGTCLIRSNVVSSQIDLHARFGGVVPEMASRAHIERIGPVVEAALSQAGAGVDGLHGVAVTAGPGLVGALLVGVNFAKGLAYQHGLPLVSVHHIHGHLESVFLAHPGLERELPSLALVVSGGHTALYTVENGRRSARRYARIGTTRDDAVGEAYDKVSKLLGLGYPGGPIIEKLACKGNGNAVELPRHPKIGKTVNYDFSYSGLKSAVARYVASKNIAPASSHEEALERGDICDLAASFQEAAVEMLRWTARRAAKRMKPRSLSVSGGVSVNRYLRERFATLGEELDVPAYFPPRELTTDNGAMIAYCGILGRRSALSPAKALALNARADWRF, encoded by the coding sequence ATGACCTTTCTCGGCATCGACACCTCGTGCGACGAGACCTCCGCGGCCGTCGTGGAGCGGACGTCCGACGGGACGTGCCTCATCCGCTCGAACGTCGTCTCCTCGCAGATCGACCTGCACGCCCGGTTCGGGGGCGTGGTGCCCGAGATGGCCTCGCGGGCGCACATCGAGCGCATCGGCCCCGTCGTCGAGGCGGCGCTCTCGCAGGCCGGGGCGGGCGTCGACGGCCTCCATGGAGTCGCCGTGACCGCGGGGCCGGGACTCGTGGGCGCCCTCCTCGTGGGCGTTAACTTCGCCAAGGGCCTAGCCTACCAACACGGGCTGCCGCTCGTTTCGGTCCACCACATCCACGGCCACCTCGAGTCGGTTTTCCTCGCGCACCCCGGGCTGGAGAGGGAGCTTCCCTCGCTCGCCCTCGTGGTTTCTGGGGGCCACACGGCGCTCTACACCGTCGAGAACGGCAGACGCTCCGCGCGCCGCTACGCGCGCATCGGCACGACGCGCGACGACGCCGTCGGCGAAGCCTACGACAAGGTTTCCAAGCTCCTGGGGCTCGGCTATCCGGGGGGGCCCATCATCGAAAAGCTGGCGTGCAAGGGAAACGGAAACGCCGTCGAGCTACCGAGGCATCCCAAGATCGGAAAGACCGTGAACTACGATTTCTCCTACAGCGGGCTGAAGAGCGCCGTCGCGCGCTACGTGGCCTCGAAGAACATCGCCCCCGCCTCCTCGCACGAGGAGGCCCTCGAGCGGGGGGACATTTGCGACTTGGCGGCGTCGTTTCAAGAAGCGGCCGTCGAGATGCTCCGGTGGACGGCGAGGCGCGCCGCGAAGCGCATGAAGCCGCGAAGCCTCTCCGTCTCGGGAGGCGTCTCGGTCAACCGATACCTGCGGGAGCGCTTCGCGACGCTGGGCGAGGAGCTCGATGTTCCGGCCTACTTTCCGCCGCGCGAGCTTACGACCGACAACGGCGCCATGATCGCCTACTGCGGCATACTCGGACGACGCAGCGCCCTTTCCCCCGCAAAAGCCCTGGCCCTGAACGCCCGGGCCGACTGGCGGTTCTAG
- a CDS encoding ferredoxin family protein translates to MAYIIAEPCLGTKDTACVEVCPVDCIYDAGKILYIHPEECINCALCEPACPVDAVFEESATPPQWEHYIEENRKFFEDHPDYADREKYPIKKGEEYEPPYSG, encoded by the coding sequence ATGGCCTACATTATTGCTGAACCGTGCCTCGGGACCAAGGACACGGCGTGCGTCGAGGTCTGCCCCGTGGACTGCATCTACGACGCGGGCAAGATTCTTTACATCCATCCCGAGGAGTGCATCAACTGCGCCCTCTGTGAGCCGGCGTGCCCCGTGGACGCCGTCTTCGAGGAAAGCGCCACCCCGCCGCAGTGGGAGCACTACATCGAAGAGAACAGAAAATTCTTCGAAGACCATCCCGACTACGCCGACCGCGAAAAATATCCCATCAAGAAGGGCGAGGAGTACGAGCCTCCCTATTCGGGCTAG
- a CDS encoding dicarboxylate/amino acid:cation symporter, producing MEGRGQRFIFYGIVAGVLAGGLCGWIFGEPMARVKFLGELFLHALFLLIVPLVFFSMIAGIASLGDVRKIGRTGGAALTYYALTTLAAVFVGLLLVNVIQPGRGFQEHAAALTDPALASRIEESMGKTPADALKDILFSIFPKNILDAAARQQILPLIVFALVFGGVLTTLGKAGKPVLDFCLGANEAVMVMVRLVMYAAPVGIFGLVAGRLGEQGGGAAVGRELAAVGWYASTVLLGLAVHALVVLPLLLYFLGRRAPHRYAAGVAPALLTAFSTASSSATLPVTIRSITERNRVRSDVATFVLPIGATVNMDGTGLYEAVAAVFIGQAFAVAAGIHIGLGGMLIIAVTATLAAIGAAGIPEAGLVTMLIVLTSVGYPQEVITAGMASILSIDWLLDRCRTTVNVWGDAVGAAVVERWAPPSSPDSEPHEAAN from the coding sequence ATGGAAGGACGAGGACAGCGCTTCATCTTCTACGGCATCGTCGCGGGGGTGCTCGCGGGAGGTCTCTGCGGCTGGATCTTCGGCGAGCCCATGGCGCGCGTCAAGTTCCTGGGCGAGCTTTTCCTGCACGCGCTGTTTCTCCTCATCGTGCCCCTCGTCTTTTTCTCGATGATCGCGGGCATCGCATCGCTCGGGGACGTGAGAAAAATCGGCCGCACGGGCGGCGCGGCGCTCACCTACTACGCACTCACGACGCTTGCGGCGGTTTTCGTGGGCCTTCTCCTGGTGAACGTCATTCAACCCGGCCGTGGCTTTCAAGAGCATGCCGCAGCCCTGACCGACCCCGCCTTGGCTTCCCGCATCGAAGAGAGCATGGGCAAAACGCCCGCGGACGCTCTCAAGGACATCCTGTTCTCGATCTTTCCAAAAAACATTCTCGACGCGGCGGCACGGCAGCAAATCCTTCCCCTAATTGTGTTCGCCCTCGTGTTCGGGGGCGTGCTCACGACGCTCGGGAAGGCGGGAAAACCGGTGCTCGATTTCTGCCTCGGCGCGAACGAGGCCGTCATGGTTATGGTGCGCCTCGTGATGTACGCTGCGCCGGTGGGCATCTTCGGCCTCGTGGCGGGGCGCCTGGGAGAGCAGGGAGGCGGTGCGGCCGTCGGGCGCGAGCTCGCAGCCGTCGGGTGGTACGCCTCGACGGTTCTCCTCGGGCTCGCCGTGCACGCGCTCGTGGTGCTTCCGCTCCTTCTGTACTTTCTCGGCCGCCGCGCCCCGCACCGCTACGCGGCGGGGGTGGCGCCGGCGCTGCTTACGGCCTTTTCGACCGCGTCGAGCTCGGCGACGCTTCCCGTGACCATCCGCTCCATCACGGAGCGGAACCGGGTGCGCTCCGACGTGGCCACGTTCGTCCTTCCCATCGGGGCCACGGTCAACATGGACGGCACCGGCCTCTACGAGGCAGTCGCGGCCGTGTTCATCGGCCAAGCCTTCGCCGTGGCGGCGGGCATTCACATCGGTTTGGGAGGAATGCTCATTATCGCCGTTACCGCGACGCTTGCCGCCATCGGCGCGGCCGGAATCCCCGAAGCCGGCCTCGTGACGATGCTCATCGTGCTCACGTCGGTGGGCTACCCGCAGGAGGTCATCACCGCGGGCATGGCGAGCATTCTCTCGATCGACTGGCTCCTCGACCGCTGCCGCACCACCGTGAACGTCTGGGGTGACGCCGTCGGGGCCGCCGTGGTCGAACGCTGGGCGCCGCCCTCGTCGCCGGACTCGGAGCCGCATGAAGCAGCTAACTGA
- the amrA gene encoding AmmeMemoRadiSam system protein A → MDSKETLRKRFRTARQRLEDTERRRLNAEIFDRVERFPLVQRAASLHLYLSMAEEVETRSILRGALSRGKRVSVPAVDASSDALLACELTSPDDPMERDPFGIEAPRERRPVDSESLELVLVPGVAFDSRGFRLGFGRGYYDRFLKNLAAARAGLAYECQILDAPLPASPDDVPMDFVITERRVIARCNGAEEFLLPAEQKRLLGAARGAVEQWLERSGGGRTVKETPPLSAKRGAFVTLRVDGELRGCIGYIQPTRPLAEVVSQCARMAASEDLRFEPLRAEELPRLHVEISVLSSPRPLSRPEDVDIGRHGLIVEQGARRGLLLPQVAVEHAMEREEFLEHTCLKAGLSPGSWKEPETKIETFTAQVFGEVAAGGHGLKRFPF, encoded by the coding sequence GTGGATTCGAAAGAGACACTGCGCAAGCGCTTCCGCACCGCCCGCCAACGCCTCGAGGATACCGAGCGTCGGCGGCTTAACGCCGAGATTTTCGACCGCGTCGAGCGCTTTCCACTGGTTCAACGCGCCGCGAGTCTGCATCTCTATCTTTCCATGGCCGAGGAGGTCGAAACGCGCTCGATTCTGCGCGGCGCCCTTTCGCGGGGCAAGCGCGTGTCCGTGCCGGCGGTGGACGCCTCGAGCGATGCGCTGCTTGCGTGCGAGCTCACGTCCCCGGACGATCCCATGGAGCGCGACCCGTTCGGCATCGAGGCGCCCCGCGAGCGCCGCCCCGTCGATTCGGAATCTCTCGAGCTAGTCCTCGTGCCCGGAGTCGCGTTCGACTCCCGCGGCTTCCGACTCGGTTTCGGCCGCGGCTACTACGACCGCTTCTTGAAGAATCTCGCCGCCGCCCGCGCGGGGCTGGCCTACGAATGCCAGATTCTCGACGCGCCGCTTCCCGCTTCCCCAGACGACGTGCCGATGGATTTCGTCATCACGGAGCGCCGCGTCATCGCGCGGTGCAACGGGGCGGAGGAATTTCTTCTTCCCGCGGAACAGAAGCGCCTGCTCGGCGCCGCGCGCGGTGCCGTCGAACAATGGCTTGAACGGAGCGGGGGCGGCCGGACCGTGAAGGAAACGCCGCCTCTTTCGGCGAAGCGCGGCGCCTTCGTGACGCTTCGCGTGGACGGCGAACTGCGCGGCTGCATCGGTTACATCCAACCCACGCGGCCCCTCGCCGAGGTTGTTTCCCAATGCGCCCGCATGGCCGCGAGCGAGGACCTCCGCTTCGAGCCGCTTCGGGCCGAAGAGTTGCCTCGCCTGCACGTCGAGATTTCGGTCCTCTCGTCCCCCCGCCCCCTTTCCCGCCCCGAAGACGTCGACATCGGCCGGCACGGTCTTATCGTGGAACAGGGGGCGAGGCGGGGGCTTCTCCTTCCCCAGGTGGCGGTGGAGCACGCGATGGAGCGCGAGGAATTTCTGGAGCATACCTGCCTCAAGGCCGGCCTCTCGCCCGGCTCGTGGAAGGAGCCCGAGACGAAAATCGAGACGTTCACGGCGCAGGTCTTCGGTGAAGTGGCCGCCGGGGGTCATGGCCTGAAGCGCTTCCCGTTTTGA